From a single Gemmatimonadota bacterium genomic region:
- a CDS encoding sulfite exporter TauE/SafE family protein — protein sequence MSPLILLFLVGCLAGTLNVLAGGGSMLTLPVLIFLGLPATVANGTNRVAILVQNVGAVWGFSRHRLLPWRWAGFTVAPAIIGALLGSWLATRMGDAVLENIIAGIMLVVAIWTIWDPLGAKNPGEDASVPQGLLARSALAAAFLAIGMYGGFIQVGVGFLLLAATTWAGFDLVRGNALKVLVVLGFTVPALITFARNDMVDWRLGTALAAGNLLGGLLGVRLSVLKGHVWIKRVVLVAVVVMALRLFLT from the coding sequence ATGTCCCCCCTCATCCTGCTCTTCCTGGTAGGCTGCCTGGCCGGCACGCTGAACGTGCTGGCTGGCGGCGGCTCCATGCTCACGCTTCCCGTTCTGATCTTCCTGGGGCTACCGGCCACGGTGGCCAACGGCACCAATCGCGTCGCCATCCTGGTGCAGAACGTGGGGGCCGTGTGGGGGTTCAGTCGGCACAGGCTGCTTCCCTGGCGCTGGGCCGGCTTCACCGTCGCTCCTGCGATCATAGGGGCTCTCCTCGGCTCCTGGTTGGCCACTCGGATGGGAGATGCCGTCCTCGAGAACATCATCGCCGGGATCATGCTGGTCGTGGCGATCTGGACGATCTGGGACCCGCTGGGCGCCAAGAATCCCGGCGAGGACGCCTCGGTCCCACAGGGCCTGCTGGCCAGATCCGCGTTGGCAGCCGCGTTCCTGGCGATCGGCATGTACGGCGGCTTCATCCAGGTCGGCGTGGGCTTCCTGCTCCTGGCGGCCACCACCTGGGCCGGCTTCGACCTCGTTCGCGGCAATGCCCTGAAGGTCCTGGTGGTGCTGGGCTTCACGGTCCCGGCCCTGATCACCTTCGCACGCAACGATATGGTCGATTGGCGGCTGGGCACGGCGCTGGCTGCGGGCAACCTGCTGGGTGGGCTGCTCGGCGTCCGCTTGAGCGTGCTGAAAGGGCACGTCTGGATCAAGCGTGTCGTGCTCGTGGCCGTCGTGGTGATGGCGCTTCGGCTCTTCCTGACCTGA
- a CDS encoding L,D-transpeptidase, giving the protein MTRRRTAWSTLSLLGITLAAACIRGEGNPGGARALASHRLTGEPEPRLIAIERDVPIREYFEYMDTLLADAEARVPFPVDEHLLVRANPWLIERLMDTDYYRMMERGEFSPDPQALLALRAGDTLALPTVAQADSLRAVMAATVIDVNIPEFRLRILESDRERFSFPVRIGQDRTRYLEMAGREVDLRTLPGSGRIVRIEKSPVFRNPVDNHRYDVTRRDDGQVTGLPRIPWLEPELDGRRMGQLIHPTTNLETLGKAYSNGCIGVSEAAMWRIYYHAPLGTRVVVRYDLEVPGPDGPRRLPDIYGWGGSVPADAPAGGCL; this is encoded by the coding sequence ATGACCCGGCGCCGCACGGCCTGGAGCACCCTCTCCCTCCTCGGAATCACACTGGCGGCGGCGTGCATTCGCGGTGAAGGGAACCCGGGCGGCGCGCGTGCCCTGGCCAGTCACCGCCTCACGGGGGAGCCCGAGCCGCGGCTAATCGCGATCGAGCGCGACGTGCCGATCCGCGAGTACTTCGAGTACATGGACACGTTGCTGGCGGATGCCGAGGCGCGCGTACCGTTTCCCGTCGATGAGCACCTCCTGGTACGCGCGAATCCGTGGCTCATCGAGCGACTGATGGACACCGACTACTACCGGATGATGGAGCGCGGAGAGTTCTCCCCGGATCCGCAGGCCCTGTTGGCGCTGCGCGCGGGCGATACCCTCGCCCTTCCCACGGTCGCTCAGGCGGACTCCCTGCGCGCGGTGATGGCAGCCACGGTCATCGACGTGAATATTCCAGAGTTCAGGCTGCGCATCTTAGAGAGCGATCGGGAACGCTTCTCCTTCCCCGTGCGCATCGGTCAGGACCGGACGCGCTACTTGGAGATGGCGGGGCGTGAGGTCGATCTGCGCACCCTGCCGGGATCGGGCAGGATCGTGCGCATCGAGAAGAGCCCCGTGTTCCGCAATCCGGTGGACAACCACCGTTACGACGTCACACGCCGTGACGACGGTCAGGTCACCGGCTTGCCCAGGATTCCCTGGCTGGAGCCAGAGCTGGACGGCCGGCGCATGGGTCAGCTGATCCATCCCACCACCAACCTGGAGACGCTCGGAAAAGCCTACTCGAACGGGTGCATCGGCGTTTCGGAAGCCGCCATGTGGCGAATCTACTACCATGCACCGCTGGGAACGCGCGTCGTGGTTCGCTACGACCTCGAGGTGCCAGGCCCGGACGGCCCGCGTCGTCTCCCTGACATCTATGGGTGGGGTGGCTCGGTACCCGCCGACGCTCCCGCCGGTGGGTGCCTGTGA
- a CDS encoding ABC transporter permease: MSEHPLVQLTLWRFREFIREPEAVFWVFLFPLLLAMALGIAFRNTAPKPVRVGVVAGVGAEALARDLSSDPDLLATVQSEDSARLALRTGEVAMLVRPGSPITLQYDSTREESRLARALTERALQRAAGQPPAVPVQEIRVAERGSRYIDFVLPGLLGMNIMGTSMWGIGFGIAQMRQKKLLKRLLASPMRKRDFLLAQILFRLMFLTLEVAVLLGFGVLLFRVPVRGSIGTVLLVAVMGAFAFAALGLLTASRARTIEGVSGLMNLVMMPMWILSGVFFSYALFPDVVQPVIRALPLTAVNDALRAVMLEGAGVAGILGPLTILAAWTLVAFLAALRIFRWQ; this comes from the coding sequence ATGAGTGAACATCCGCTCGTCCAACTCACCCTATGGCGCTTTCGTGAGTTCATCCGGGAGCCGGAAGCCGTGTTCTGGGTGTTCCTCTTCCCGCTCCTCCTGGCCATGGCGCTGGGCATCGCCTTCCGAAACACGGCGCCCAAGCCGGTCCGGGTCGGCGTTGTGGCGGGCGTGGGCGCCGAAGCGCTCGCGCGAGATCTGAGCAGTGACCCCGACCTGCTGGCGACCGTTCAATCGGAAGACAGTGCCCGCCTCGCCTTGCGCACGGGAGAGGTCGCGATGCTGGTGCGCCCGGGGTCGCCGATCACGCTCCAATACGACTCCACACGAGAGGAAAGCCGCTTGGCCCGCGCCCTCACCGAGCGCGCGCTGCAGCGGGCGGCGGGACAGCCGCCCGCGGTGCCCGTACAAGAGATCCGCGTCGCCGAACGGGGGAGTCGCTATATCGACTTCGTGCTTCCGGGCCTGCTGGGCATGAACATCATGGGCACCAGCATGTGGGGGATCGGGTTCGGTATCGCGCAGATGCGGCAGAAGAAGCTGCTCAAGCGGCTCCTGGCATCACCGATGCGCAAGCGTGATTTCTTGCTGGCTCAGATCCTGTTCCGCCTGATGTTCCTGACGTTGGAGGTGGCGGTCCTCCTGGGGTTCGGCGTCCTTCTATTCCGGGTGCCCGTGCGCGGTAGCATCGGAACCGTGCTCCTGGTCGCCGTGATGGGTGCGTTCGCATTCGCTGCCCTGGGCCTGCTCACCGCCAGCCGGGCTCGCACCATCGAAGGTGTCTCGGGTCTCATGAACCTCGTGATGATGCCGATGTGGATCCTCTCCGGCGTCTTCTTCTCCTACGCGCTGTTCCCGGACGTGGTGCAGCCCGTGATCCGCGCACTTCCGCTCACGGCGGTGAACGACGCCTTACGGGCAGTCATGCTGGAGGGTGCCGGCGTTGCGGGAATCCTCGGGCCCCTGACGATACTGGCGGCCTGGACTCTCGTGGCGTTCTTGGCGGCCCTGCGCATCTTTCGCTGGCAATGA
- a CDS encoding ABC transporter ATP-binding protein, translating into MHGASPAADAPALLCEGVVKRFAALTAVDHLDLEVSRGECFGLLGPNGAGKTTTVEILQGLQSADEGTVRVLGLDWSHDEAELRRRLGAQLQETRLPEKLSVTEILDLFGSFQAGGLRTREVMALVRLEEKARTWVRNLSGGQHQRLAIACALVGDPDLLFLDEPTTGLDPQSRRQLWDVIHDLRARGTSIVLTTHYMEEAERLCDRVVIMDQGRLIALGTPRDLIASLAAEHVLEFALRNGVERAPSFWEALPSVRSAQVVSGRVRLTAERAHEVVPALMRALETEQMELSELTTHHATLEDVFLQLTGRHLRDE; encoded by the coding sequence ATGCACGGCGCGTCCCCAGCGGCCGACGCTCCCGCCCTCCTCTGTGAAGGGGTGGTCAAGCGATTCGCCGCCCTCACGGCAGTGGACCACCTCGATCTGGAGGTCTCCCGGGGTGAGTGCTTCGGACTGCTCGGCCCCAACGGGGCGGGCAAGACCACCACGGTCGAGATCCTGCAGGGCCTGCAGTCCGCAGACGAGGGCACGGTCCGGGTGCTGGGCTTGGATTGGTCGCACGACGAGGCGGAGCTGCGACGCCGGCTGGGCGCCCAGCTCCAGGAGACGCGCCTGCCGGAGAAGCTCAGCGTCACCGAGATCCTCGATCTGTTCGGCTCCTTCCAGGCCGGTGGCCTGCGCACGCGGGAGGTCATGGCCCTCGTGCGACTGGAGGAGAAAGCGCGCACCTGGGTGCGCAACCTCTCCGGCGGCCAGCACCAGCGCCTCGCCATCGCCTGCGCGCTGGTGGGCGACCCCGATCTCCTCTTCCTGGACGAGCCCACCACGGGCCTGGATCCACAGTCACGGCGCCAACTCTGGGACGTCATCCACGATCTGCGTGCACGCGGTACGTCGATCGTGTTGACCACCCACTACATGGAGGAGGCGGAACGACTCTGTGATCGCGTGGTCATCATGGATCAGGGTCGGCTGATCGCGTTGGGCACTCCCCGCGACCTCATCGCCTCTTTGGCGGCGGAGCACGTGCTGGAGTTCGCCCTGCGCAACGGGGTCGAGCGCGCCCCTTCGTTCTGGGAGGCACTCCCCAGCGTGAGATCGGCGCAGGTCGTGAGCGGGCGGGTCCGTCTGACCGCCGAACGAGCGCACGAGGTCGTTCCCGCCCTCATGCGGGCCTTGGAGACAGAGCAGATGGAGCTGAGCGAACTCACCACCCATCATGCGACGCTCGAAGACGTATTCCTGCAACTGACCGGCCGGCACCTGCGCGATGAGTGA
- a CDS encoding fatty acid desaturase, protein MTPAQWNALIADYKGADDARSTRQLVVSALGFFGLWALMYFSLRVHYGLTLLLAFPTAGFLMRLFMIQHDCGHGSFFSSRRVRDAVGFCVGILTLVPYQYWRRTHAIHHAHSGDLDFRGFGDVTTKTVSEYQAMSRGQKLYYRIYRNPLVLLGIGPTVLFVIKHRYPWDIPRDWTQAWRSVWWTNLALVSVTVFMAFTIGLTQFLMIQVPITMFAGTMGVYLFYVQHQFEDTYWHRHEDWNYYDATIHGSSHLVLPKPLQWITANIGLHHVHHLSALIPNYKLEDAHEGVPQLQQATKVRLRDSWRLLRLTLWDEENQRLIRFRDLKTREQALAA, encoded by the coding sequence ATGACGCCAGCGCAGTGGAATGCGCTGATCGCGGACTACAAGGGCGCCGACGACGCACGCAGCACGCGCCAACTGGTGGTTTCGGCCCTGGGCTTCTTCGGGCTCTGGGCCCTGATGTACTTCAGCCTGCGGGTCCACTACGGACTCACGCTCCTCCTGGCCTTCCCGACCGCTGGCTTCCTCATGCGGTTGTTCATGATCCAGCACGACTGCGGGCACGGGTCGTTCTTCTCGTCACGGCGGGTGCGTGACGCCGTCGGATTCTGCGTGGGGATCCTGACGCTGGTGCCCTATCAGTACTGGCGCCGCACCCACGCCATCCACCACGCCCACTCCGGAGATCTCGACTTCCGGGGGTTCGGGGACGTGACCACCAAGACGGTGTCCGAGTACCAGGCCATGAGCCGCGGCCAGAAGCTCTACTACCGCATCTACCGCAACCCGCTCGTGCTTCTGGGGATCGGTCCCACGGTCCTGTTCGTCATCAAGCACCGCTATCCCTGGGACATCCCCCGCGATTGGACCCAGGCCTGGCGTAGCGTGTGGTGGACGAACCTGGCGCTGGTCAGCGTGACCGTGTTCATGGCCTTCACGATCGGGCTCACGCAGTTCCTGATGATCCAGGTTCCCATCACGATGTTCGCGGGAACCATGGGAGTGTACCTCTTCTACGTGCAGCATCAGTTCGAGGACACCTACTGGCATCGTCACGAAGACTGGAACTACTACGACGCGACGATCCACGGGAGCTCGCATCTGGTGCTGCCCAAGCCACTTCAGTGGATCACGGCCAACATCGGCCTCCATCACGTGCACCATCTGAGCGCGCTCATCCCGAACTACAAGCTCGAAGACGCGCACGAGGGCGTGCCGCAGCTGCAGCAGGCCACGAAGGTCCGTCTGCGGGACTCGTGGCGCCTTCTGCGGCTTACGCTCTGGGACGAGGAGAACCAGCGCCTCATCCGGTTCCGTGACCTCAAGACGCGGGAGCAGGCGCTGGCGGCCTGA